The following proteins are co-located in the Ancylothrix sp. D3o genome:
- the rpsS gene encoding 30S ribosomal protein S19 produces MSRSLKKGPFVADHLLSKVEALNERGEKQVIKTWSRASTIVPDMVGHTIAVHNGRQHVPVYVTDQMVGHKLGEFAPTRTFRGHAKSDKKAGKR; encoded by the coding sequence ATGAGCCGTTCACTTAAAAAAGGCCCCTTTGTGGCAGATCACCTGCTCAGCAAAGTAGAAGCCCTCAATGAAAGAGGCGAAAAACAAGTTATTAAAACTTGGTCCAGAGCATCCACCATCGTCCCCGACATGGTAGGACACACCATCGCCGTACACAACGGACGCCAGCACGTTCCCGTCTACGTCACCGACCAAATGGTAGGACATAAACTAGGCGAATTTGCCCCCACCCGCACCTTTCGCGGCCACGCAAAAAGCGACAAAAAAGCCGGTAAACGATAA
- the rplV gene encoding 50S ribosomal protein L22, translated as MAVNTKEEAKAIARYIRMSPSKVRRVLDQIRGRSYRDALIMLEFMPYRACDPILAALRSAVANAEHNLGLDPANLIVSQAYADQGPSLKRFRPRAQGRAYQIRKPTCHITVVVATVAEE; from the coding sequence ATGGCAGTTAATACCAAAGAAGAAGCAAAAGCCATCGCCAGATACATCCGGATGTCTCCATCCAAAGTGCGGCGGGTACTCGACCAAATTCGCGGGCGTTCCTATCGCGACGCATTAATCATGCTCGAATTCATGCCCTACCGCGCCTGTGACCCCATCCTCGCAGCCCTGCGTAGCGCCGTAGCCAACGCCGAGCACAACTTAGGACTTGACCCAGCCAACCTAATTGTCAGTCAAGCCTACGCAGATCAAGGGCCGAGCTTAAAACGCTTTCGCCCCCGTGCTCAAGGTCGCGCCTATCAAATTCGCAAACCAACCTGCCACATTACAGTCGTAGTAGCGACCGTTGCAGAAGAATAA